One Mycobacterium sp. SMC-4 DNA window includes the following coding sequences:
- a CDS encoding decaprenyl diphosphate synthase, which yields MMRMANKRTGKHSYPQLPPAPEDYPSFPDTSSWPVVFPEIPAGTNGRFARPPQHTSKAAAPQIPADQVPQHVAVVMDGNGRWATQRGLGRTEGHKMGEAVLIDITCGAIEIGIKHLTVYAFSTENWKRSAEEVRFLMGFNREVVRRRRENLNDMGVRMRWVGSRPRMWRSVIKEFDIAEQMTVGNDVITINYCVNYGGRTEIVEAARQLAQEAVDGKVNPSRISEASFAKHLHRADIPDVDLFIRTSGEQRASNFLLWQAAYAEYVFQDKLWPDYDRRDLWAACEEYVHRNRRFGRA from the coding sequence ATGATGCGCATGGCAAACAAGCGGACGGGGAAACACAGCTACCCGCAGCTGCCCCCGGCGCCTGAGGACTATCCGAGCTTTCCGGACACCTCCAGCTGGCCGGTGGTCTTCCCGGAGATCCCGGCCGGCACCAACGGCAGGTTCGCGCGTCCGCCGCAGCACACCTCCAAGGCCGCCGCCCCGCAGATTCCCGCCGATCAGGTGCCCCAACACGTGGCGGTGGTGATGGACGGCAACGGTCGCTGGGCCACCCAGCGCGGGCTGGGCCGCACCGAAGGCCACAAGATGGGGGAGGCGGTGCTCATCGACATCACCTGCGGGGCCATCGAGATCGGGATCAAGCACCTGACGGTCTACGCGTTCTCCACCGAGAACTGGAAACGCAGCGCCGAGGAGGTGCGATTCCTGATGGGCTTCAACCGCGAGGTGGTGCGTCGGCGCCGGGAGAACCTCAACGACATGGGTGTGCGGATGCGCTGGGTCGGGTCTCGGCCGCGGATGTGGCGCAGCGTCATCAAGGAGTTCGACATCGCCGAGCAGATGACGGTCGGCAACGACGTGATCACCATCAACTACTGCGTGAACTACGGCGGGCGCACCGAGATCGTCGAGGCCGCGCGCCAGCTCGCCCAGGAGGCGGTCGACGGCAAGGTCAACCCGTCGCGGATCAGCGAGGCGTCGTTCGCCAAGCATCTGCACCGGGCCGACATTCCCGACGTCGACCTGTTCATCCGGACTTCCGGCGAGCAGCGCGCCAGCAATTTCCTGTTGTGGCAGGCCGCCTACGCCGAGTATGTGTTCCAGGACAAGCTGTGGCCGGACTACGACCGCCGCGACCTGTGGGCGGCATGCGAAGAGTACGTGCACCGCAACCGACGCTTCGGAAGGGCCTGA
- a CDS encoding Fur family transcriptional regulator, with protein MTGAVRATRQRAAINALLENLEDFRSAQELHDELRRRGEAIGLTTVYRTLQQMAASGAVDTLRTDTGESVYRRCSDHHHHHLVCRNCGSAVEIAGKQVESWAAEVARKHGFSEVTHTIEIFGLCTRCATSAG; from the coding sequence CAATCAACGCGCTGCTGGAGAACCTCGAGGACTTCCGCTCGGCCCAGGAACTGCACGACGAGCTGCGTCGGCGCGGTGAGGCCATCGGCTTGACCACCGTGTACCGCACTCTGCAGCAGATGGCTGCCAGCGGAGCGGTCGACACGCTGCGCACCGACACCGGCGAGTCGGTGTACCGGCGCTGTTCGGATCATCATCACCACCACCTGGTCTGCCGTAATTGCGGATCCGCCGTGGAGATCGCTGGCAAACAGGTGGAGTCGTGGGCTGCCGAGGTGGCCCGCAAGCACGGCTTTTCCGAGGTCACCCACACCATCGAGATCTTCGGGCTGTGCACCCGGTGCGCCACGTCAGCCGGTTAG
- the recO gene encoding DNA repair protein RecO — protein MRLYRDRAVVLRQHKLGEADRIVSLLTRDHGLVRAVAKGVRRTRSKFGARLEPFAHIDVQLHPGRNLDIVTQVAALDAFASDIVSDYGRYTCACAMLETAERLAGEERAPAPALHKLTVAALRAVADGSRPRELVLDAYLLRAMGVAGWAPALTECARCATPGPHRAFHVGAGGSVCVHCRPSGSVTPPQPVVDLMAALYEGDWEHAQTSTTAHRSQASGLIAAHLQWHLERKLRTLPLVERVDRKAGQPIRQDDAHGKQADGETQLPAAAPGA, from the coding sequence ATGCGTCTGTACCGGGACCGGGCGGTGGTGCTTCGGCAGCACAAGCTCGGTGAAGCCGATCGGATCGTGAGTCTGCTCACTCGCGATCATGGTCTGGTGCGCGCCGTCGCCAAAGGGGTGCGGCGGACCCGCAGCAAGTTCGGGGCGCGGCTGGAACCGTTCGCGCACATCGATGTTCAGCTGCATCCCGGCCGCAATCTCGACATCGTCACCCAGGTGGCCGCTCTCGATGCGTTTGCTTCCGACATCGTCAGTGACTACGGCCGCTATACCTGCGCCTGCGCGATGCTCGAGACCGCTGAGCGGCTTGCCGGCGAGGAGCGCGCGCCGGCGCCTGCACTGCACAAACTCACCGTCGCCGCACTGCGCGCGGTTGCCGACGGCAGTCGGCCCCGTGAGCTGGTCCTGGATGCATATCTGCTGCGCGCGATGGGCGTGGCGGGTTGGGCGCCCGCGCTGACCGAGTGTGCGCGGTGCGCCACACCAGGACCGCACCGGGCGTTCCATGTCGGGGCGGGCGGAAGTGTGTGCGTGCACTGCCGGCCATCCGGGTCGGTGACCCCACCGCAGCCGGTAGTGGATCTGATGGCTGCGCTCTACGAGGGGGACTGGGAGCATGCACAGACCTCCACCACTGCGCACCGCAGCCAGGCCAGTGGGTTGATCGCCGCGCACCTGCAGTGGCACCTGGAACGGAAGCTGCGGACGCTGCCGCTCGTGGAACGGGTGGATCGGAAGGCTGGGCAACCCATCAGGCAGGATGATGCGCATGGCAAACAAGCGGACGGGGAAACACAGCTACCCGCAGCTGCCCCCGGCGCCTGA